The proteins below come from a single Parageobacillus toebii NBRC 107807 genomic window:
- a CDS encoding iron-containing alcohol dehydrogenase, which translates to MNIHKFVMPEIIFGNGAIEHVGESCLRLGATNVLIVSDPGVIEAGWLDVVVKSCKQANLKYTIFHDVTVNPKDIEVEKGCKVYIENECDAIIGIGGGSPLDVAKAIAILATNGGKIHDYEGVDKIRNPLPPQVMIPTTAGSGSEVSQFSVIVDTLGQKKMTIISKSLIPDIAIIDPETLSTKSARLTASTGLDVLTHGIEAYVSLAATPLTDVQAKNAISLVSEYLRPSVASKINKEAKTHMAMASLQAGLAFSNAILGAVHAMSHAVGGKYPVLHGDINSILLPYVMEYNLLANPKKFADIATFLGIDIRGLSHMEAGKKAIEYIKQLTMEIDAPQRLSDIGLEKDEISHMSVIALHDACMITNPRDVTVEDIEEIFRRAW; encoded by the coding sequence ATGAATATTCATAAATTCGTGATGCCGGAGATCATTTTTGGGAATGGTGCTATTGAGCATGTAGGGGAAAGCTGTTTGCGGCTTGGAGCAACTAACGTTTTAATTGTCAGTGACCCAGGAGTGATCGAAGCCGGATGGTTGGATGTCGTCGTAAAAAGCTGCAAACAGGCGAATTTAAAATACACGATATTTCACGATGTAACGGTTAATCCAAAAGATATCGAAGTGGAAAAAGGATGCAAAGTTTACATAGAAAATGAATGTGATGCGATCATAGGAATTGGTGGAGGAAGTCCTTTAGATGTGGCGAAGGCCATTGCCATTTTGGCCACCAATGGAGGAAAGATTCACGATTATGAAGGGGTGGACAAAATCAGAAACCCATTGCCTCCACAAGTGATGATTCCTACAACGGCTGGATCGGGTTCTGAAGTATCGCAATTTTCCGTCATCGTAGATACATTAGGACAAAAAAAGATGACGATTATTTCCAAATCCCTTATTCCAGATATTGCAATTATTGATCCAGAAACATTATCGACAAAAAGTGCCCGTTTAACTGCTTCAACCGGCTTAGATGTTTTAACACATGGCATCGAAGCATACGTAAGTTTAGCCGCAACCCCATTAACCGATGTTCAAGCAAAAAACGCTATTTCTTTAGTATCAGAATATTTGCGTCCATCTGTTGCTTCAAAAATAAACAAAGAAGCGAAGACACATATGGCAATGGCTAGTTTGCAGGCTGGCCTTGCGTTTTCTAACGCCATTTTAGGCGCGGTGCATGCGATGTCGCATGCGGTCGGAGGAAAGTATCCCGTTCTTCACGGCGATATTAATTCTATTTTACTTCCATATGTGATGGAATATAATCTATTGGCCAATCCGAAAAAATTTGCGGATATCGCGACATTTCTCGGTATTGATATTCGAGGATTGTCGCACATGGAAGCGGGAAAAAAAGCGATTGAGTATATCAAACAATTAACAATGGAGATTGACGCTCCGCAACGATTATCCGATATAGGATTAGAAAAAGACGAAATATCGCATATGAGTGTCATCGCCCTCCATGATGCTTGTATGATCACCAATCCTCGAGATGTCACAGTAGAAGATATTGAAGAAATATTTAGAAGGGCATGGTAG
- a CDS encoding thymidine kinase has translation MYIMKQSGWLEVICGSMFSGKSEELIRRVRRATFAKQEVKVFKPTIDNRYSDEAVVSHNGNSLIAIPVSSPKEIFEHISEKTDVIAIDEVQFFSDDIIDVVQTLADRGYRVIVAGLDQDFRGEPFGPVPTLMAIAESVTKLQAVCTVCGSPASRTQRLINGVPASYDDPVILVGASEAYEPRCRHHHEVPGKPRKTDKTNHHFAR, from the coding sequence ATGTATATTATGAAGCAGTCCGGCTGGCTTGAGGTCATTTGCGGAAGCATGTTTTCCGGAAAATCAGAAGAATTGATCCGCCGCGTTCGTCGCGCGACATTTGCCAAACAAGAAGTGAAAGTATTTAAACCGACCATTGATAATCGTTATAGCGACGAAGCGGTTGTGTCGCATAACGGCAATTCGTTGATCGCCATTCCTGTTTCCTCGCCGAAAGAAATTTTTGAGCATATTTCAGAAAAAACAGACGTTATTGCTATCGACGAAGTGCAGTTTTTTTCCGATGACATTATCGATGTCGTGCAGACGCTGGCAGACCGCGGCTATCGCGTCATTGTCGCGGGATTGGACCAAGATTTCCGTGGCGAACCGTTTGGACCTGTACCAACGTTAATGGCGATTGCCGAATCAGTCACAAAACTGCAAGCGGTATGCACGGTATGCGGTTCCCCTGCAAGCCGGACGCAGCGGCTCATTAACGGCGTTCCGGCCTCTTATGATGATCCGGTGATTTTAGTAGGCGCCAGCGAGGCATACGAACCACGCTGCCGCCATCATCATGAAGTTCCCGGCAAACCGAGGAAAACGGATAAAACAAACCATCATTTCGCCCGTTAA